A region from the Vicinamibacterales bacterium genome encodes:
- a CDS encoding SDR family NAD(P)-dependent oxidoreductase, with the protein MAEKVVVITGASSGIGAALAERLARDGMGVGLIARRPDALAGVVARCRPHGHAIVADMTKRGDATRAVAEALTMFPHIDVWVNNVGRGITRPATELTDDDLDQMMLVNVKSALYGIQAVLPHFKERGTGHIINVSSMLGRMPMAPFRSAYNGAKHFLNALTANVRDELAASHPGIAVSLVSPGVVRTEFGLNAVHGGPDSRGLPNSQSADEVADVMAGVIDSRARDVYTRPGARQAVLDYLSGLAADPAPAG; encoded by the coding sequence ATGGCAGAGAAGGTCGTCGTCATCACGGGTGCCAGCAGCGGAATCGGGGCGGCGCTGGCCGAGCGCCTGGCGCGCGACGGCATGGGCGTCGGGCTCATCGCCCGCCGGCCGGACGCCCTGGCCGGCGTGGTGGCGCGCTGCCGGCCGCACGGGCACGCCATCGTGGCCGACATGACCAAGCGGGGCGATGCGACGCGGGCCGTGGCCGAGGCGTTGACCATGTTCCCGCACATCGACGTCTGGGTGAACAACGTCGGGCGCGGCATCACCCGCCCCGCCACCGAGCTCACCGACGACGACCTGGACCAGATGATGCTCGTGAACGTGAAGTCCGCGCTGTACGGCATCCAGGCCGTGCTGCCGCACTTCAAGGAGCGCGGCACGGGCCACATCATCAACGTCTCGTCGATGCTTGGCCGCATGCCCATGGCCCCCTTCCGCTCCGCCTACAACGGGGCGAAGCACTTCCTGAACGCGCTCACGGCGAACGTCCGCGACGAGCTGGCGGCCTCCCACCCCGGCATTGCCGTGTCGCTGGTGTCGCCGGGCGTGGTGCGGACCGAGTTCGGCCTGAACGCCGTGCACGGGGGACCGGATTCGCGCGGGCTCCCGAACTCGCAGAGCGCCGACGAAGTGGCAGACGTGATGGCCGGCGTCATCGACAGCCGGGCCAGGGACGTCTACACGCGGCCGGGCGCGCGCCAGGCGGTGCTGGACTACTTGTCGGGGCTCGCGGCGGATCCGGCCCCGGCCGGCTGA
- a CDS encoding Rieske (2Fe-2S) protein yields the protein MPEPHEIPSPSSTRREFFCHACQAASLVAVAGLVTEACGGGPTSPSSVDAPALSSVSGSVSGRVVSVAIGSGSPLASNGSAALTSTALGAFLIARVSDSAFNVLSASCTHEGCTVTGYSGSRFVCLCHGAQFTTSGAAAGGPASRALASYQSQFANGVLTFTA from the coding sequence ATGCCCGAGCCTCACGAGATCCCCTCCCCGTCGTCGACGCGTCGCGAGTTCTTCTGTCACGCGTGTCAGGCGGCATCGCTCGTTGCCGTGGCCGGCCTCGTGACCGAGGCGTGCGGCGGCGGCCCCACCTCGCCCTCCAGCGTGGACGCGCCCGCGCTCTCCAGTGTCTCCGGCAGCGTGTCCGGCCGCGTCGTCAGCGTGGCCATCGGCAGCGGCTCGCCGCTGGCGTCGAACGGATCGGCGGCCCTGACCTCCACCGCGCTCGGGGCGTTCCTGATCGCGCGCGTCAGCGACTCCGCCTTCAACGTGCTGTCGGCGTCGTGCACGCACGAGGGCTGCACCGTCACGGGCTACTCGGGCAGCCGGTTCGTCTGCCTGTGCCACGGCGCCCAGTTCACGACGTCGGGCGCGGCCGCCGGCGGCCCCGCGTCGCGCGCGCTCGCGAGCTACCAGTCGCAGTTCGCCAACGGCGTGCTCACGTTCACGGCGTGA
- a CDS encoding DUF5916 domain-containing protein, whose translation MRRWCRPDHRLGRVVGAVALCLAAAARAAGQTPAGEPVVPEKAGKEFRAFRVAGAPPTLDGVLDDDVWAQAEAIDDFVQNEPDNMAPPRERTVVQIAYDDRTLYAAVRCYTTDPSLVTTGLGRRDNLPPSDLIRMSFDTRHDHQNAVVFETNPSGMQNDYLFYEDTRQSPDFDAVWNVRTTITPEGWFAEYAIPFSQLRFTVRAGERTVWGFNLRRDHYRAGGYDRWVATPRGAAGFVSRFGHLVFEQTMAPPRRIEVLPVALARAERPADGVLTGSGQFGLDARLGLGTSATLSATLNPDFGQVEQDPAVLNLTVFENFFPERRPFFVEDSRIFVPPFPVFLPFHSRRIGRAPGRLALRDGDVEVSRPEQTTILGAAKVTGRKDRWVYGGITALTAPEYAVVDAPVDAAGETVMHRTQRLVEARTLYGVGRLRRDSRTGQSNVGLMATSVVRDGDADAFTGAADFSWRWASNRGQWTGMALGTHAPVDGRQQSGLAAVSNLSYDAKHVGVFGHVDRVTPTFRNSDLGFLGARVDRTNVNYSVSVRQPDPRGPFRSQGVFLFGQRSWNQHRLVFDSGLSGGIDLVFRNFSGLFVQAGHDFRRLDDLDSRGGPPIVKPGGWQTFLGLRSDSRKTWQVFLNNNLRTDAAGTHMRSTNLTLRVQPTGRLQVSVAGSYDRGHDAAQWIENTDATGDGETDHVYGRLERHVVSLTGRGTFAFTRDMTLEAYLQPFVAVGDYTDIRRLARPSSFDFEPVTLADDPDFNTKSLRSNVVFRWEYKRGSTLYAVWNLSTADDTRPGVFSAGRDLADTFRGRGTHVFILKLNYWLGL comes from the coding sequence ATGCGTCGTTGGTGCCGGCCGGACCACCGCCTGGGTCGCGTCGTCGGCGCCGTCGCGCTGTGCCTGGCGGCCGCGGCCCGCGCCGCGGGGCAGACGCCAGCCGGCGAGCCCGTCGTGCCCGAGAAGGCCGGCAAGGAGTTCCGGGCGTTCCGGGTCGCGGGTGCACCGCCCACGCTGGACGGCGTCCTCGACGACGACGTCTGGGCCCAGGCCGAGGCCATCGACGACTTCGTCCAGAACGAGCCGGACAACATGGCGCCGCCGCGCGAGCGGACGGTGGTGCAGATCGCCTACGACGACCGCACGTTGTATGCCGCCGTGCGCTGCTACACGACGGATCCCTCGCTCGTCACGACCGGACTGGGGCGCCGCGACAACCTGCCGCCGAGCGACCTCATCCGCATGAGCTTCGATACGCGGCACGACCACCAGAACGCCGTCGTGTTCGAGACGAACCCGTCGGGGATGCAGAACGACTACCTGTTCTACGAGGACACGCGGCAGAGCCCCGATTTCGACGCGGTCTGGAACGTGCGGACCACGATCACGCCCGAGGGATGGTTCGCCGAGTACGCCATTCCGTTCTCGCAGCTCCGCTTCACCGTGCGCGCCGGCGAGCGCACCGTGTGGGGCTTCAACCTGCGTCGCGACCATTACCGCGCCGGCGGCTACGACCGGTGGGTGGCGACGCCCCGCGGCGCGGCGGGCTTCGTCTCGCGCTTCGGCCACCTCGTGTTCGAGCAGACGATGGCGCCGCCCCGCCGCATCGAGGTGCTGCCCGTGGCCCTGGCGCGGGCCGAGCGGCCCGCCGACGGCGTATTGACCGGGTCGGGCCAATTCGGCCTGGATGCGCGCCTCGGCCTGGGGACGTCGGCCACGCTGTCGGCCACGCTCAATCCCGACTTCGGCCAGGTGGAGCAGGACCCGGCGGTGCTGAACCTGACCGTGTTCGAGAACTTCTTCCCCGAACGGCGCCCGTTCTTCGTCGAGGACAGCCGCATCTTCGTGCCGCCCTTTCCGGTATTCCTGCCGTTCCACTCCCGCCGGATCGGCCGGGCGCCCGGCCGGCTCGCCTTGCGGGACGGCGATGTCGAGGTCTCGCGACCCGAGCAGACGACGATCCTCGGCGCCGCGAAGGTGACGGGGCGGAAGGACCGGTGGGTCTACGGCGGCATCACGGCCCTGACGGCTCCGGAATACGCGGTGGTGGACGCGCCCGTCGACGCCGCCGGCGAGACCGTGATGCACCGCACCCAGCGTCTCGTGGAGGCGCGCACCCTGTACGGCGTGGGGCGGCTGCGGCGCGACTCGAGGACCGGACAGTCGAACGTGGGCCTGATGGCCACGAGCGTCGTGCGCGACGGCGACGCCGATGCCTTCACCGGGGCGGCCGACTTCTCGTGGCGCTGGGCCAGCAACAGGGGACAGTGGACGGGCATGGCGCTCGGCACGCACGCGCCGGTGGACGGGCGGCAGCAGTCGGGCCTGGCGGCCGTATCGAACCTCAGCTACGACGCGAAGCACGTCGGCGTGTTCGGGCACGTCGACCGCGTGACGCCGACGTTCCGCAACAGCGACCTCGGCTTCCTCGGCGCGCGCGTCGACCGCACCAATGTGAACTACTCGGTCAGCGTGCGGCAGCCGGATCCGCGCGGGCCCTTCCGATCGCAGGGCGTCTTCCTGTTCGGGCAGCGGTCATGGAACCAGCACCGCCTCGTCTTCGACAGCGGGCTGTCTGGCGGCATCGATCTCGTCTTCCGGAACTTCTCGGGGCTGTTCGTCCAGGCCGGGCACGACTTCCGCCGGCTGGACGACCTCGACTCGCGCGGCGGCCCGCCCATCGTCAAGCCCGGCGGCTGGCAGACGTTCCTGGGCCTGCGGAGCGACTCCCGCAAGACGTGGCAGGTGTTCCTGAACAACAACCTCCGCACGGACGCGGCCGGGACGCACATGCGGTCGACGAACCTCACGCTGCGGGTCCAGCCCACCGGACGGCTCCAGGTGAGCGTGGCCGGGTCCTACGATCGCGGCCACGACGCGGCGCAGTGGATCGAGAACACGGACGCCACCGGCGACGGCGAGACCGATCACGTCTACGGCCGGCTCGAGCGCCACGTGGTGAGCCTCACGGGCCGGGGCACCTTCGCCTTCACCCGCGACATGACGCTCGAGGCCTACCTGCAGCCGTTCGTGGCGGTCGGCGACTACACCGACATCCGCCGCCTCGCCCGGCCGAGCTCCTTCGACTTCGAGCCCGTGACGCTGGCCGACGATCCGGACTTCAACACCAAGTCGCTCCGGAGCAACGTGGTCTTCCGCTGGGAGTACAAGCGCGGCAGCACGTTATACGCGGTGTGGAACCTCTCGACGGCCGACGACACCAGACCGGGCGTCTTCTCCGCCGGGCGCGACCTGGCCGACACGTTCCGCGGCCGGGGCACCCACGTCTTCATCCTGAAACTGAACTACTGGCTGGGCCTCTGA
- a CDS encoding MFS transporter: MIARLLARVGLVTPEQRAWAWYDCGNSAYFTTVITAVFPYFFASYAAKGLTPAEATTRFGVITTLAMAIVAVTAPVLGAYGDHTARRKQLLVVFAAVGMLATFLLATIVEGGWPWAALVFVIGNIGVSGSLVFYDSLLPSVAAPEDTDRVSSAGYALGYLGGGVLLLLNLAWILSPATFGLPDAVAATKLSFASVGIWWLLFTVPLLRTVAEPPRLAGVDERASSAIAGTFARLSHTFREIRQYRQAFLALVAMLVYQDGIQTIIRFAGIYGAEVGVGQSEQIAAFAMVQLVGVPFSFLFGSLGARMGTKRAIFLALGVYALAAALGYFMRNATDFFILAAMVGTVQGGAQALSRSLFARLIPPSKTSEYFGFYAVVERFATVLGPLLFTLSGALTGSTRSAVLGMIVFFVAGGWLLSRVDVAEGEAAARAVTP, translated from the coding sequence ATGATCGCCCGGCTGCTGGCCAGGGTCGGGCTCGTCACGCCGGAGCAGCGGGCGTGGGCCTGGTACGACTGCGGCAACTCGGCCTACTTCACGACCGTCATCACGGCCGTCTTCCCGTACTTCTTCGCCAGCTACGCGGCCAAGGGGCTGACTCCGGCCGAAGCGACGACGCGCTTCGGCGTGATCACCACGCTGGCGATGGCCATCGTGGCGGTGACGGCACCCGTGCTGGGCGCCTACGGCGATCACACCGCGCGCAGGAAGCAGCTCCTGGTGGTGTTCGCGGCCGTCGGCATGCTGGCCACGTTCCTCCTCGCGACCATCGTCGAGGGCGGCTGGCCGTGGGCGGCTCTGGTCTTCGTCATCGGCAACATCGGCGTGTCCGGGTCGCTCGTGTTCTACGACTCGCTCCTGCCGAGCGTGGCGGCGCCGGAGGACACCGATCGGGTGTCGTCGGCCGGCTACGCGCTCGGCTATCTCGGCGGCGGCGTCCTGCTGCTGCTCAACCTGGCGTGGATCCTGAGCCCGGCGACGTTCGGCCTGCCGGACGCCGTCGCGGCCACGAAGCTGTCCTTCGCGAGCGTCGGCATCTGGTGGCTGCTCTTCACGGTGCCGCTCCTCCGCACGGTGGCCGAGCCGCCGCGGCTCGCCGGCGTGGACGAGCGCGCAAGCTCGGCGATCGCCGGCACGTTCGCGCGGCTGTCGCACACCTTCCGCGAGATCCGCCAGTACCGCCAGGCGTTCCTCGCGCTGGTGGCGATGCTGGTCTACCAGGACGGCATCCAGACGATCATCCGCTTCGCCGGCATCTACGGTGCCGAGGTGGGCGTCGGGCAGTCCGAGCAGATCGCGGCCTTCGCGATGGTGCAGCTCGTGGGCGTGCCCTTCTCGTTCCTCTTCGGGTCGCTCGGCGCCCGCATGGGCACGAAGCGCGCGATCTTCCTGGCGCTCGGCGTCTACGCGCTGGCGGCCGCGCTCGGCTACTTCATGCGCAACGCCACGGACTTCTTCATCCTGGCCGCGATGGTCGGGACGGTGCAGGGCGGTGCCCAGGCGCTCAGCCGGTCGCTCTTCGCCCGGCTGATCCCGCCGTCGAAGACCTCGGAGTACTTCGGGTTCTACGCCGTGGTGGAACGCTTCGCGACGGTGCTCGGACCGCTGCTCTTCACGCTGAGCGGCGCCCTGACGGGTTCCACCCGCTCGGCGGTGCTCGGCATGATCGTGTTCTTCGTGGCCGGCGGCTGGCTGCTGTCGCGGGTGGACGTGGCGGAAGGCGAAGCCGCCGCACGCGCCGTCACGCCGTGA
- a CDS encoding LLM class flavin-dependent oxidoreductase, producing the protein MVPLSVLDLSPILEGGTAADAFARTRDLAGHAERLGYRRFWLAEHHNMPGIASAATAVLLADVGRATTTMRIGAGGIMLPNHSPLQVAEQFGTLESLFPGRVDLGLGRAPGTDPSAARALRRTLNADPDGFPNDLMELIAYLEAAQPGQAVVAVPGAGLRVPLWILGSSTFGAQVAAAFGLPFAFASHFAPTYLHDALAIYRRDFRPSSRLSAPYVMLGVNVVAADTDDEAQFLASSGRQSFASLRMGRPIPLPPPSREWTRDPADMSDPSNRTRVSFVGGPGTVAEGMRTFVERTAADELIVVSHIYDHEARLRSYAIAAALSSPAPHPC; encoded by the coding sequence ATGGTGCCCCTGTCGGTGCTCGACCTCTCGCCCATCCTGGAAGGCGGCACCGCCGCCGACGCCTTCGCCCGCACGCGCGATCTCGCGGGCCACGCCGAGCGCCTCGGCTACCGGCGCTTCTGGCTGGCCGAGCACCACAACATGCCGGGCATCGCCAGCGCGGCGACGGCGGTCCTGCTGGCCGACGTCGGCCGGGCGACGACCACGATGCGCATCGGCGCCGGCGGCATCATGCTGCCGAATCACTCGCCCCTGCAGGTGGCCGAGCAGTTCGGGACGCTGGAGTCGCTCTTCCCGGGCCGCGTGGACCTGGGGCTGGGCCGGGCGCCGGGCACGGACCCCTCGGCGGCGCGGGCCCTGCGCCGCACGCTCAACGCCGACCCCGACGGCTTCCCGAACGACCTCATGGAGCTCATCGCCTACCTCGAGGCGGCGCAGCCCGGACAGGCGGTGGTGGCGGTTCCGGGCGCGGGCCTCCGGGTGCCGCTCTGGATCCTGGGCTCGAGCACTTTCGGAGCGCAGGTGGCCGCGGCCTTCGGCCTGCCCTTCGCCTTCGCGTCCCACTTCGCACCCACCTACCTGCACGACGCGCTGGCGATCTACCGTCGCGACTTCCGCCCGTCGTCCCGTCTCTCGGCGCCCTACGTGATGCTCGGCGTGAACGTGGTCGCGGCCGACACCGACGACGAGGCGCAGTTCCTGGCGTCGTCGGGCCGGCAGTCGTTCGCCAGCCTGCGGATGGGACGCCCCATCCCGCTGCCGCCGCCCTCCCGGGAGTGGACGCGCGACCCCGCGGACATGAGCGACCCGAGCAACCGCACGAGGGTGTCGTTCGTCGGCGGTCCAGGGACGGTGGCCGAGGGCATGCGCACGTTCGTCGAGCGGACGGCGGCCGACGAGCTGATCGTGGTGTCGCACATCTACGACCACGAGGCGCGGCTCAGGTCCTACGCGATCGCCGCGGCACTGTCGTCTCCGGCGCCCCATCCCTGCTGA
- a CDS encoding DUF4097 family beta strand repeat-containing protein — MSLTARLSTAVLVTCLGAAPALAQKVEERVDRTLPFQSGGTVRLKTFSGKVEIRGTDGDQVVVHAVRRAEADKLRDVTFDIRTEGSSIVIDANHRDSGWRRNDNVVEADIELQVPRRTTLDVTTFSAPVTVRGVEGRHDIGGFSSTIRVEDAVQGLRVKTFSGDVIVAARSWPDGQDIDVNTFSGGIDLTVPPDARGSLAFNTFSGDLDSDLPIAVSRTRGRRNVEGTLNGGGSSSVRLKTFSGDARVRR; from the coding sequence ATGTCCCTGACCGCCCGCCTGTCCACCGCCGTCCTCGTCACCTGCCTGGGAGCGGCCCCGGCCCTGGCCCAGAAGGTCGAGGAACGCGTGGACCGGACGCTCCCGTTCCAATCCGGGGGCACGGTGCGGCTGAAGACCTTCTCGGGCAAGGTCGAGATTCGAGGGACCGACGGCGACCAGGTGGTCGTCCACGCGGTCCGGCGGGCCGAGGCCGACAAGCTGCGGGACGTCACCTTCGACATCCGCACGGAGGGCTCGTCGATCGTCATCGACGCCAACCACCGCGACAGCGGGTGGCGGCGGAACGACAACGTGGTCGAGGCCGACATCGAGCTGCAGGTGCCCCGCCGTACCACGCTCGACGTCACGACCTTCAGCGCGCCGGTGACGGTGCGGGGCGTGGAGGGCCGGCACGACATCGGCGGCTTCTCGTCGACCATCCGCGTCGAGGACGCGGTACAGGGCCTCCGGGTGAAGACCTTCAGCGGCGACGTGATCGTCGCCGCCCGCTCGTGGCCCGACGGGCAGGACATCGACGTCAACACCTTCAGCGGCGGCATCGACCTCACGGTGCCGCCCGACGCGCGCGGCAGCCTCGCCTTCAACACGTTCAGCGGCGACCTGGATTCCGATCTGCCGATCGCGGTCTCGCGCACGCGCGGCCGCCGGAACGTCGAAGGCACCCTGAACGGCGGCGGATCCAGCAGCGTCCGCCTGAAGACCTTCAGCGGCGACGCGCGCGTGCGCCGGTAG
- a CDS encoding nuclear transport factor 2 family protein: MRTLRACAVIVLWPALVLGQPSTAKDEAEIKAAMVAMWDAIEHGDVDRYATFVHPDFTSFGENDTYITEGKDAEVRNYRSYLQRASGVHTDMHQPVVTVRGDTAWITYYWTDSGMLDGKRFTSRGKSTRIFVREGGRWLCIHGHYTAVP, translated from the coding sequence ATGCGGACCCTGCGCGCGTGTGCGGTGATCGTGCTCTGGCCGGCCCTGGTCTTGGGCCAGCCGTCGACGGCGAAGGACGAGGCCGAGATCAAGGCGGCCATGGTCGCCATGTGGGACGCGATCGAACACGGCGACGTGGACCGCTACGCCACCTTCGTGCACCCGGACTTCACGTCCTTCGGCGAGAACGACACCTACATCACCGAGGGCAAGGACGCCGAGGTGCGCAACTACCGCTCGTATCTCCAGCGGGCCTCGGGCGTCCATACCGACATGCACCAGCCCGTCGTGACGGTCCGCGGCGACACGGCCTGGATCACCTACTACTGGACCGACTCGGGCATGCTCGACGGCAAGCGCTTCACGTCCCGCGGCAAGTCCACGCGGATCTTCGTCCGCGAGGGCGGGCGCTGGCTCTGCATCCACGGCCACTACACGGCCGTACCGTAG
- a CDS encoding dihydrofolate reductase family protein, translating to MATPAARRLRYHVAVSLDGFIARPDGTFDWIVQDEAIDFGAIFRQFDTLLMGRKTYEAAAAQQGGGVTPGVRSIVFSRTLPPRTVPGLQVTNDDPVDTVRRLKGEAGKDLWLFGGGDLFRTLLAAGLVDTVEVAVIPVLLGAGVPLLPPGVETRLILCDHRVLPGSGIVALAYQVPGGAGAAPVVDYVTPAAGTHRPRS from the coding sequence ATGGCGACTCCCGCTGCCCGACGCCTGCGCTACCACGTCGCCGTGAGCCTCGACGGCTTCATCGCCCGGCCGGACGGCACGTTCGACTGGATCGTGCAGGACGAGGCCATCGACTTCGGGGCGATCTTCCGGCAGTTCGACACCCTCCTCATGGGCCGCAAGACCTACGAGGCGGCCGCCGCGCAGCAGGGGGGCGGCGTGACGCCCGGCGTGCGGTCGATCGTGTTCTCGCGCACACTGCCGCCCCGGACCGTTCCCGGCCTGCAGGTCACGAACGACGATCCGGTGGACACGGTGCGCCGTCTGAAGGGCGAGGCCGGGAAGGATCTCTGGCTGTTCGGGGGCGGCGATCTCTTCCGCACGCTGCTCGCGGCCGGCCTCGTGGACACCGTGGAGGTGGCCGTGATTCCGGTGCTGCTCGGCGCGGGGGTTCCGCTCCTACCGCCGGGCGTCGAGACCCGGCTGATCCTGTGCGACCACCGCGTGCTCCCGGGCAGCGGCATCGTGGCGCTGGCGTACCAGGTGCCCGGCGGGGCCGGCGCGGCGCCAGTTGTGGACTACGTCACGCCGGCGGCCGGCACCCATCGGCCGCGATCATGA
- a CDS encoding ankyrin repeat domain-containing protein translates to MSWTWEPLPLLSPPTAYDAQAGALLDAHRRGDPGAIRLFHERHPRFLDPVVTWKPRRLAPDEIAAAALDLDDARLALARRYSFRDWEALSALVADVLRDASPVQQFELAVEAVVSGDLDALDRLLDAHPDLVRARSTRVTPHDPPAHGATLLHYLAANGVEGHRQVSPPNAVAVAQRLFDAGADPDALAAMYGGTCPTLPMLVSSTPPAEAGVQVPLVHALIDAGADVEGGGEGSWRSALTTALVFGFTAAADALVSRGARVDRLVTAAGLGRLAAVDGFLPGATAADRHAAFALAAQLGHVEVVRRLLDAGELPDRRNPDGFHAHATPLHQAAIGGHLAVVELLVDRGARLDIRDTLWDGTPLGWAEYGQRPAVAAYLRARTAPP, encoded by the coding sequence GTGTCCTGGACCTGGGAACCGCTGCCGCTGCTGTCGCCGCCGACCGCGTACGACGCGCAGGCCGGCGCGCTGCTCGACGCGCACCGGCGTGGCGATCCCGGCGCGATCCGCCTGTTCCACGAGCGCCATCCCCGGTTCCTCGATCCGGTCGTGACGTGGAAGCCTCGACGGCTGGCCCCCGACGAGATCGCGGCCGCCGCGCTCGACCTCGACGACGCTCGCCTGGCGCTCGCACGCCGCTATTCGTTTCGTGACTGGGAGGCGCTGAGCGCCCTCGTTGCCGACGTGCTTCGGGACGCGTCGCCGGTCCAGCAGTTCGAACTGGCCGTCGAGGCCGTCGTGTCCGGCGACCTCGATGCGCTCGATCGCCTGCTCGACGCCCACCCGGATCTGGTGCGCGCGCGGTCCACGCGCGTCACGCCGCACGACCCGCCCGCCCACGGCGCCACGCTCCTCCACTACCTGGCGGCCAACGGCGTCGAAGGCCATCGCCAGGTGTCGCCCCCGAACGCGGTCGCGGTGGCGCAGCGGCTGTTCGACGCGGGCGCCGATCCGGATGCGCTCGCCGCCATGTACGGCGGCACGTGTCCCACGCTGCCGATGCTCGTCTCGAGCACGCCGCCGGCGGAGGCCGGCGTCCAGGTGCCGCTGGTGCATGCCCTGATCGACGCCGGCGCGGACGTGGAGGGCGGCGGCGAGGGATCCTGGCGGTCGGCGCTCACGACCGCGCTCGTCTTCGGATTCACCGCGGCCGCCGACGCGCTCGTCAGCCGGGGCGCCCGCGTCGACCGGCTGGTGACGGCCGCGGGACTCGGCCGGCTGGCCGCCGTGGACGGATTCCTGCCCGGTGCCACGGCCGCCGATCGCCACGCCGCGTTCGCCCTGGCGGCGCAGCTCGGACACGTCGAGGTCGTTCGACGGCTGCTGGACGCGGGGGAGCTTCCCGACCGGCGCAACCCCGATGGCTTCCACGCGCACGCCACGCCGTTGCACCAGGCGGCCATCGGCGGACATCTGGCCGTCGTCGAGCTGCTCGTCGATCGCGGTGCCAGGCTCGACATCCGCGACACGCTGTGGGACGGGACGCCGCTCGGCTGGGCCGAGTACGGCCAGCGGCCCGCCGTGGCTGCCTACCTGCGCGCGCGCACGGCCCCGCCTTGA
- a CDS encoding DUF1905 domain-containing protein: MPAGSKVRLERRGPFSTTLVRYPGKGGWHFAIVPKEVAPPATRPWGRTPVRATVDGVPWTTSVWRDTKTDRSLLAVPARYRGGKGHGDAVTVTIEFDPDDD; the protein is encoded by the coding sequence GTGCCCGCCGGGAGCAAGGTGCGCCTGGAGCGTCGCGGTCCGTTCAGTACCACACTCGTCCGCTACCCCGGCAAGGGCGGCTGGCACTTCGCCATCGTCCCGAAGGAGGTGGCGCCGCCGGCCACGCGGCCCTGGGGCCGGACGCCCGTCCGCGCCACGGTGGACGGCGTGCCCTGGACGACCAGCGTCTGGCGCGACACGAAGACCGACCGCTCGCTGCTGGCGGTGCCGGCCCGTTACCGCGGCGGCAAGGGCCACGGCGACGCGGTGACCGTCACGATCGAATTCGACCCGGACGACGATTGA